One Pseudodesulfovibrio cashew DNA window includes the following coding sequences:
- a CDS encoding histone deacetylase: MLKANNKLGIIFFPAFDWAISPTHPERQERLLYTQDQLREEGIFDIEGVEEYKPDVADIEDVERVHFCFPDVNSVTTRSHRISAGGAMKAADLVMTGERDCAFAMVRPPGHHAMKVVHGSRGFCNINIEAVMIEHIRETYGHKRVAIVDTDCHHGDGTQDVYWHDPDTLFISLHQDGRTLYPGSGFPQELGGPKARGRNINIPLPPNTSDEGFLMAMERVVMPILEDFKPDLVVNSAGQDNHFSDPITNMNFSARGYAALNEMLKPDIAVLEGGYSIQGALPYVNLGICLAMAGVDYSHVREPNYNPDQIKQDDQTTAYIEELCRQLPKLYFDPPAFDPKGDSRQGVISGNQFIRHKQIYYDTDGINEVQQESLTLCDKCRGLYKVETRADSGPLCLGVEIPIDACPDCKSKGYQLVEDGLIKGGYRYVQLINRKDKDYVRYGF; this comes from the coding sequence ATGCTCAAGGCGAACAACAAACTCGGCATCATCTTTTTTCCGGCCTTTGACTGGGCCATCTCGCCCACTCACCCGGAGCGGCAGGAGCGACTCCTGTATACCCAGGATCAGCTGCGCGAAGAGGGCATCTTCGACATCGAGGGCGTGGAGGAATACAAGCCCGACGTGGCGGACATCGAGGACGTTGAGCGCGTCCACTTCTGCTTTCCGGACGTGAACTCCGTGACCACGCGGTCCCACCGGATTTCGGCGGGCGGGGCCATGAAGGCCGCCGACCTGGTCATGACCGGCGAGCGCGACTGCGCCTTCGCCATGGTCCGGCCGCCCGGGCATCACGCCATGAAAGTGGTCCACGGCTCCCGCGGCTTCTGCAACATCAACATCGAAGCGGTGATGATCGAGCACATCCGCGAGACCTACGGCCACAAGCGCGTGGCCATCGTGGATACGGACTGCCACCACGGCGACGGCACCCAGGACGTGTACTGGCACGACCCGGACACCCTGTTCATTTCCCTCCACCAGGACGGGCGCACCCTGTATCCCGGCTCGGGATTTCCCCAGGAACTGGGCGGACCCAAGGCCAGGGGCAGAAACATCAACATCCCGCTGCCGCCCAACACCTCGGACGAGGGGTTCCTGATGGCAATGGAGCGTGTGGTCATGCCCATCCTGGAGGACTTCAAGCCGGACCTGGTGGTCAACTCCGCCGGGCAGGACAACCATTTCTCCGACCCGATCACCAATATGAACTTCTCGGCCCGGGGCTACGCTGCCCTCAACGAGATGCTCAAGCCGGACATCGCGGTGCTGGAAGGGGGCTATTCCATCCAGGGCGCGCTGCCGTACGTCAACCTCGGCATCTGCCTGGCCATGGCGGGGGTGGACTACTCGCACGTCCGCGAGCCCAACTACAATCCCGATCAGATCAAGCAGGACGATCAGACCACGGCCTACATCGAGGAGCTGTGCAGACAGCTGCCCAAGCTCTATTTCGATCCTCCCGCCTTCGATCCCAAGGGCGACTCCCGCCAGGGCGTCATCTCCGGCAACCAGTTCATCCGCCACAAGCAGATTTACTACGACACCGACGGCATTAACGAGGTCCAGCAGGAGTCCCTGACCCTGTGTGACAAGTGCCGGGGGCTGTACAAGGTGGAGACCCGCGCCGACTCCGGTCCGCTCTGCCTGGGCGTGGAGATTCCCATCGACGCCTGCCC